The Cricetulus griseus strain 17A/GY unplaced genomic scaffold, alternate assembly CriGri-PICRH-1.0 unplaced_scaffold_281, whole genome shotgun sequence genomic sequence acctGTCCAAGATGCCAATATGATATTATACGtatttgattacataaatatatacaggattttcaaattgcacttaaaaattgttttgtggcctggagttggtggtgcatgcctttaataccagcactcggaaggcagaggcaggcagatctctgtgagttcgaggccagcctggtctccagagcaagtgccaggataggctccaaagcaagaaaccctgtcttgcaaaaccaaaaacaaaaacttattttGTGTGAGGGGGGCATGCTGGCACTTGTCTTTAACCCTggcaccaaggaggcagaggcaggcagatctctgtgagttggaggatagcctggtctacatatcaaattccaggttagttagagatatacaatgagaccctgtctcagaaatatttTGTGCGCTATACCTGTGCACGtgcacagcagcaagtgctcctcagcatggagccatccctccagcccctgtgggtcttttctaattaatgcagGAGCCCATCGTGGtcattgttccaggacagcttgcaaAAGTCTCTCCTTTACAGTGTGGGCCCCAGGCACTAAACTCAGTTGCCACTAACCTTTCCCTGAGGAACCATCTCTGGAGCCCCTACATGTACTTTCTAGTAAGACTTTtaattctctaaaacaaacaagacggGAATATGTCTcaagcctttagtcctagcatttgTGGTTATAATTGTGGCAATCATGTTCTTCCTATCTTAGTAATGAATGGTTGAACTTCCTCAGGGGGTTGCACTTTATCACCAGCCTTGATAGCCAGTGTCTTCATCTGCTGTGCTGCCAAATTTGGCTCCTGcaatcaaatctctctctctctctctctctctctctctctctctctctctctctctctctccctgtccctccctcgctccctccctccttctccctccctctctctccctctttctttatttgagacagggtttctctgtggctttggagactgtcctggaactctcttggtagcccaggctggccttgaactcgcagagatcagcCAGCATTTgcctacctagtgctgggattaaaggcgtgcaacagcAACACCCAgcatcttttttctatttttaaaattattatttaattgggttggagagatggttcagctattaagagcacaggcacctcttgcagagaacccagggtcaattcccaatattcacatggcagctcacagctgttatgggatattagttgaagatgtgttacattctttgatgttgcatttgtttagccctgtgaagctgtgtttctttgcctgcCCAACACACCtcactggtctaataaagagctgaactgttaatagctaggcaggagagagggatagatagggctggtgggcagagagaatacatagaagaagagagaaaggaaaaggcaaagaagagaaaaggggagagagaacaccagGGGACAGCCATACAGtcatcaaaagagaaagaaagaaagaaagaaagaaagaaagaaagaaagaaagaaagaaagaaagatatagagaatagagaaaggtaaaatcccagaggcacaaggtagatgggctgtttttaaaaaagatttatttattctgtgtatagCATTCTTCCTGTATATGTGTATGCCCTGAATactaggagagggcactggaacacattacagatggttgtgaactaccatgtggtttctgggaattgaactcaggaacactgaagaacagccagtgctcttaacctctgagccattcctccagtcCCTCTAGACGGAATAACTATGCACAATCATCAGCAGCTCCAGATCCaagggacccagcaccctcacacagtcatacattcaggcaaaacaccaatgttcatgaaatacaaaatacataccATTTTAGCTGGGCGGTGTTGGCACATGActttaaacccaacacttgggaagcagtaGCTGGCGGATATCCTTGAGTacaaatccagcctggtctacagaggtagatccatgatagctagggctacacagagaagtcctgttgGGGACCTCTTTGGGGTCTGCTATTCTTCTAGTAACTAAGGGTGACCCACAGTGCCCTTAGGATCCACTTTCTGTCTTGTGAATAGGTGTTTACTTCCTAGTTACCTCCTTTCAcctaggcctgtatgcaagaatGCGAATTCTCCCACATTGATGGGGGCTTGGGGGCATGGAgcttgatctgagtaaatttacaccggggctgctgttggtatataaacCTACTTCCCTTTGAAATAAACTgccttctccttgcaagagtgatcagctgtgttttctttattcctcaGATTTCCTTGCCTGAACCCATGAGAAGGTTGTAGGACTGGCAATTATGACAATTGGAGGTCCCATAGTTCCCACCCAGATTTGGGAAAGAAAGGTAGACATTGAAGGATCACCCAGGAAGACTTGCTAGCACTAAGGTAAGGAACGGGTGTATGGAAGATGGGTGCagctagttcttactctcttatggggAACCAATTGGTTCAATTGTCCAATAAGCAGGGCACCAGTATTAAGTACAATACAAGTTTAAAAATTGTCCATgaggtcagcccttggtttttaatctttggtgaccttagtattgttgattgggagcaggtgaggatagacctGCAAAGGACATTACACAGAAATGGGCCGAATGCCGTaccaactgttactttttctccaTGCCCTCTTGTCAAAGCAGCACTTTTTAGTAatattgtggaagtgaaaaagcaggttgaggaagccaaggctgccttgacagaggctcagaaccaagagtctTAGGTCACTTCAAGCTTCTAATGACACTTCCTTTGGGTCCTCTCCCTCGTCTTCAGGGGATGAgactaaggaaagtgaagaaCTTGAAAGTGacgttaaattaaaacataaggtaAAAAATGTTCCCTTGAGGCTTGACCACCTGCTCGTAATTCTAgggctctctcttttccttcggcctttcctgaagagcagaggggcacAGTGATCTTCCCAATCATAGAGACAGTTACTCCCCAaggccagaatcagagagagcattcccctcttaattttaaggatattaaacagctgaaagaggcAGTTATGGCTTATGGGCCTCATGTCCCTTTTACTCTGAccatttttgaattctttgtggGCTTGAATTCACTCCCAGTGATTGGCAACAATTATGTCCAGCTGTGGTATTcaggggagattatttgatttggagaggGGAATTCCAAGAGCTATGTAACAAAATGACACAGCACAACACGGCTGCCGGTTTCTCTGAAAGGAATTCAGAAATGCTTACTGGTAGGAGAGCCTATGCAGACCTAGGTCAGCAAATTCTTTACGATccagctgtatatgcacagatctcaGCAGCTGCTGGCCATGTTTGGAAAGCTTTACCTAACAAGGCCATAAGAGACCAACTTTCTAGGGTCCTTCAAGGATCTTCCGAATCCTATTCTGACTTTGTGGACCAGCTCCTACAACTTGCAGGCCGTATATTTGGGGATACTGATAATGCCATGTCTATAATTAGAcaactagcttttaaaaatgccaaCAACTATTGTAAAGAGGCTTTATGACCTCACAAGCCCTAAAGCCTCAATGATTACATTCacatttgtagagatatagatggacaccacataatgggacaagttattgcttctgctatgcagggaaataagaagTTCAGTGAGGGAGTCAGACCCAATACATGCTTGGTTGTGACCAAATGGGGTGCATGCTCAAAAGATTAGTCTTCGGCTGGACACCTTTCAAACTTTAAATGGTTTTTGGAGGTTTCTGGGTGATATTAATTGCATCAGACCTAGTTTAAAAGTTACTACTAGGCACCTTAACCACTCTCTTTAATACATTACAAGGTTATTCAGATCCCAATTTTCATCGAATACTGACTACTCGAGGGGGGAATtgcatccatttgattgaaaagacCTTAGAAGGAGCTCatttggattatatagattatgtccagcctttaaaattattagtgttttgttctgctcattctcctacaggagatttttggcaagagagtcctattctttggcttcattctcaggcctccccatCTAAATCAGTGGTACCCTATCTCCAAGCTATAATTGTACTCCTATTTAAAGCACTAAAGTTTGCTTTGCAGACTTTTGGTAAGGAGCCATATCAGGTTGGTACACCTTTATCCCTgtcaacaaatagagtggctacaaaataatagtaataattgggtcaattttctctctgctacccagagtcattttgaaaatcattacccatccaataatctggtttccttttttaagatccatcctttgattttcccaaagatcgtagtctctcagcctatttccaaTGGGTGAATGGTTTTCACAGACGGTTCTTCAAAATGGACAGCTATAAGTTATATCTTATTGTTAGACCCCCCGAAAacctcaagtatccggggtctcaggccaggttcgcggtcaccccaatcaccaggcggattcgagagcttgctgcaaactgcacgagactttattgtaatttaacgaactaaccccatgttagctcgggtctttcacccacccgccatggcggacagctagaaaagacgtctccttgggtctcccaaaagatcttatagagcagcgtaaggggagtgtctaggggtatgcacaggctcacgattggtgtgcttccaggcttggagggcttgccctgtgttgattggtcaactggttgttatggcccataggccctcccagggtggttgctatgctcttacgTCATTGtcgtgtgcttgtccgtaaagcacacccagggtcgtaaagcatagcgccaccagctaacttctgattggttccttgtcacaagacaggcatctgacctctaagtgactaaggttccttgtcacgagacaggcatctgacctctacgtgaccaaggcaggtttatggcaagcacgtgttcggctgttatggctgccaaaaggaagctggttccttcattatCATATCATTAAGATAGCCATATTTGCTGCAGCTTATGCCCAAATGGCCAAActtttagccttggccatggctctacaactcttcctcagggaagcacTAAACATCTATACTGATAGTCAATATGTAGCTCAAATTGCCCAACCCTTGGAAATGTCTGTCTATGTTGCCACTCTCTCCAGAGTTCAAGACAGTTTGTGTGCTAGGGCAATGGAGTGAATCTGTATATGTGGGGCATCTTAATGCTGATAACCATTTGCCAGGACctctcagtgaaagaaatcacatgaCCAACAGGTACACTCATATCATTGCAGGTTCACAAGAGCTCActagagcacaatccttacataagcGCTTTCCTCTCAGAACAGGGTCCTTACGATTTCATACTGGGATAACCAAGGAGCAAGttgtttaaatagttaaaaattgccctctttgtgtggaatttcttccAGTGCCTCCCTTGGCAGGTAATTCGTGAGGACTGTTGGCCAATCACctgtggcagatggatgtaacGTATGTGCCATCCTTTGGAAAACTGCAATATGTTTATGTTTCTGTAGATACTTTTTCCAGACTAatatttgcctctgcccattctggttaaaaggtaaaagatgttaaaagccaCTGTTTGCAGCCTTTTGCTTACATGGGTgtcccaaaacaaattaagactgataatgacCCTGCTATGTCAGCAGATGTTTCAATCAGTTTTGCCAAGATTTTGAAATTAGCCCCAAAACTGGCATTCCTTacaaccccaaggacaggctattgtggaacatgccaaccacactttaaaagcctatttagttaaagtaaagaagggggatcttgagggtcaccttggctcccctaactctatcacttattttatcttaaatttttaaatttgtggaTGATTCTGTTAACTCCTTAGCAGACCATCATTGGCggtccactgcacagaaaagacATTTGGTTAATTGCAGAGACCTTATctcaggcctttggaaagggccagatccagttttTGTGTTctgggttctgtttgtgttttcacacaggATGTCGATGCTCCAACTTGGGTTCCCGAGGGTTGTGTGCAcctggttcctgctgaaatgctTCAGCCATCTAATGACTCATTGGGTGTTTGGATCCAGCCCCCAAGGGGTCTTAAgggttgttttccagcataaccacaggaaCCTCCTGTTTTTCTGATCTTTCCCAATAGGATCctgatgtgaaccctttgacctggtatttttgtaagtttgtatacaaggctgTTCCACAATTAAAGTGAGGGACTGTGTCTCTGAAAGTGAACCAGGCAACttttggttcatccaaatctccaggctttagcctgatactcggacttagtggtggccaagaggaGCCACAAATTGAGGTCCcacagagagcaagaaagaaagggaatccTGCGAGATCACTGTCAGAAGGCTGGTAAgaaagtaaggagttgtgagggtggattgcaaaaggtgcTAGAAAATAGgcacctcaactcctaagagagttggattggagaAAGGTACTGGATAATGGAtgcctcaactccaaagagagtttggctgtaaaggcactggaaaaggggtgcctcatcTCCTAAGAGATTTGGATTgtaaaagaacaggaaaagggTTACCTAAACTCCTTAGccagttggattggaatagagatcacagtcaatcacacagataatgTTTAAAGAGACTGGTAaggtttcatttttaactttggattaagtaataatgctaagaaaattattaaagaaacacaggaaacCCTCCACTGAGGAATCACTCCCCTGTGAGCAGCACACCAGCAGCCAGCAGACCCAGCAGCCCGAGACCTTGTCCACTCAAGCCCGCTGTGGGCTCCAGTCAGCCAACAATGATGTgctgtgcacaggctggctggagaaatcacctcctgagaaaaagttggggcactatgcttggaagaaacgctGGTTTATCCTGCGGAGTGGTCAAATGAGTGGTGCCCCAggtgttctagaatactataagaatgaacattccaagaaacccctgcagatcatcaacctaaacttctgtacGGAGTTGGGTATACACGTGACCTTTAGCAAAAAAGAGCTTgaaaagagttttatgtttgatatcaagaccaatgagcgcactttctacctggtggctgagacagaggctgataggaataggtgggtccagagcatctgccagatctgtggcttcagtcagactaaagagagcactgatacactgagaaacctttcttcagtcagtcataggcTCAGCTCTTCAcgagctgaattcagcagctccagtcagcccctgCTCCAAGCAAGAAGGTCCTCAGCCTGTTCACAGTCTAGCCAGCCACGTCTAACAAGCCACACCCAGCCTGCCTCGTCTACCAGTGCATCTCAGGAGCATCAACACTTGCACCAACACATAATTCGAAGGAGAgaaaatgcaaggaatgccagcttctctcagagcacctggcaggagagtgatacagctgcacaaaaacttgcccagggtcATAGACACTGTATCAACAGAGTCAGCAGTCAGGTCCATGACTTCTCTAGCCTTCCAAAGCCAAGCCAATACAGTGGTTTTGTCCCCCCTCtagcctggcttcacacagtCACACCAAGGGCAGTTTCACAGTGTCTGCGGCAGATAGTAaggatgtgtacaccttcaaggcacccagAAACACCCCACgtagggaatttggagacctccccATGGACTCAGCCACAGCTCCCCCACCACTACACCCCAGGACACCACGGGGGTGCAGCCTTCAACAAAGACCGCCAGACAGTGACTACAAATACCCAACAGGAGGTGGAAGAACCGCCTGCTGGCGTGATAAATCTCCAAAAAACACTATCATGGTTCAATCAGACAATGCCAGCTTCTCTCAAAGCAACGTACAAGAGAGTGATACAgctgcacaaaaacttgcccagggcaatagacacagTATCCACAGAGTCAGCAGTCAGGTCCATGACTTCTATAGACTTCCCAAGCCAAGCCAATACAGTGGCTTTGACATCCCTTGTAGCCTGGCTTCACCCAGTCACACCAAGGCCGGCTTCTCAGTGTCTGCTTCAGATAGTGAGGATATGTACACCTTCAAGGAACCCAGAAACACCCCGTGTAGTGAATTTGGAGACCTCCCAGTGgactcagccatagctcccccaccacTGCCCCCCAAGACACCTCGGGGGAGCAGCCCCCAACAAAGACCGCCAGACAGTGACTACAAGTACCCAACACGAGATGGAGAAACCGCCTGCTGCCGTGATAAATCTCCAAAAAAGACTATCGTGGGTCTACCAAACAatgccagctctgatgacaactatgtgtctataaacccaggttctgacatccccatgagcacaatgcccctTCACATTGCCAGCCGAGGAAGCGAGATCCAGCCAGCCCTGTCTATCGCCACCTCAAGCCTGGCCGAAAAGCAAAGCCAGAACCCCTTTACTTGAGAAACAACACTgttatcaatgagctccctttcaagtcacctgtcaccaagccttGGTCCACGGTGAACAACACTTTCAATCACAGCTCCTCCCAGTACTGCCGTTCCATCTCCATTACTGATTCTGGAGACtgtg encodes the following:
- the LOC113839038 gene encoding LOW QUALITY PROTEIN: GRB2-associated-binding protein 2-like (The sequence of the model RefSeq protein was modified relative to this genomic sequence to represent the inferred CDS: inserted 2 bases in 2 codons; substituted 1 base at 1 genomic stop codon), with translation MSGAPGVLEYYKNEHSKKPLQIINLNFCTELGIHVTFSKKELEKSFMFDIKTNERTFYLVAETEADRNRWVQSICQICGFSQTKESTDTLRNLSSVSHRLSSSRAEFSSSSQPLLQARRSSACSQSSQPRLTSHTQPASSTSASQEHQHLHQHIIRRRENARNASFSQSTWQESDTAAQKLAQGHRHCINRVSSQVHDFSSLPKPSQYSXFCPPSSLASHSHTKGSFTVSAADSKDVYTFKAPRNTPRREFGDLPMDSATAPPPLHPRTPRGCSLQQRPPDSDYKYPTGGGRTACWRDKSPKNTIMVQSDNASFSQSNVQESDTAAQKLAQGNRHSIHRVSSQVHDFYRLPKPSQYSGFDIPCSLASPSHTKAGFSVSASDSEDMYTFKEPRNTPCSEFGDLPVDSAIAPPPLPPKTPRGSSPQQRPPDSDYKYPTRDGETACCRDKSPKKTIVGLPNNASSDDNYVSINPGSDIPMSTMPLHIASRGSEIQPXPVYRHLKPGRKAKPEPLYLRNNTVINELPFKSPVTKPWSTVNNTFNHSSSQYCRSISITDSGDCEENYVPMKNLTSSSPVPSGTNNPAPKNCTGNVNYIDPDFKQPSPSPQHKPSTSSIISDEKGEYVQIDEEKNQALQKSIQESTKMQQSXRSSKDAKLW